The DNA region GCCGGAGACTTCCCGGGCGCCGCGTTCCTTCCGACGTCCGGACAGCTGAACGTATCAAGACTGCCGGAACCAGGAAGCGGGGAGTGCGCTGCGGCGGCGCCCGCGGCGCGCGAACGCCCCGGCGGTCGGCCGGGGGCCGGTCGCCGGGGCGGGGTGCGGCCGTGGTCCGGCCGCCGGTGCTACTTCGTGGTGCTGGCGGCCGGCTGCTCGGCGGCCTCGTTCGCGGTCACCACGTCGCTGGGGGTGATGGCCTCGGGCGTCGGGGTCGGCGTGGCGGTCGGCGCGCTGCTCGCGGGCGTCGCGTCGTCCGTCTTCATCGCCTTGGCCTCGGACTTCAGGATGCGCATGGACTTGCCCAGCCCGCGCGCGGCGTCCGGCAGCTTCTTCGAACCGAACAGCACGATGACGACGATCGCCACCACGATCAGGTGCCACGGCTCCAGCCCGTTTCGCAACATGGGGACCATCCTCATCTCGTCAAAAGGTCCGGCCGAGGCCGGCGGTCACGCTTCCAGTCGGTTCCACCCGTTGGTTCCAACTGTCGCATTGTCACCCCGGAGCGGCCGCACGCAGCACCCGGGTACTCAAAGCATGCGCAAAAAGCTCGTGAACGCCAAGCCCCCGCCCAGCTGCCAAGACGGTCCCGGCGGGGTTCACGCGGCGACGGCGATGCTGCCGCGGTCCAGCCGGGAGCCGGCCCGGCGGGCCGGGCGGCGGGCGAAGACGACCAGGCGCAGCACCAGGAAGCGGCCGGTTCCGGCCAGTCCCGAGGCGCCCAGGTAGACGGCCTGGGTGAGCAGCGGACCGGTGTGCGGGTCGGCCGCGTCGAGCACCAGCACCGCGGCCGTGGTCATGAGATACGCCACCGCGAGGGTCAGGGCGGACTTGGCGTGGATACGCCAGCCGGCCAGCCCGGCCCCGCGCCAGCCGCCCTTGCCGGCCGCGCCGAAGGTGAAGCGGTGGTGCAGCTCGGTGGCCAGCAGCGTGGAGGCGACGGTCACGACGGCGTTGGCCAGCGCGAAGGGCGCCCAGCCGGCGGTGAGCAGCAGCACACCGCTGCTGAGCACGCTGACGCCGCCGCCGAACACCACGAAGCGGACGAACGCCCCGATGATCCCGTGCTGCGCGGGCTCGCCGGCGGGCTCGCCCACGGCTTCGTCGGCGGGCGCGTCCGCCGGTCCGTCAGCGTGGCCGCTCGCGGGCTCGCAGTCGCCGACGCCGTCGTCGGCCACCGCCTCCTCGACCTCCATGGCCGTCCCCGTCCCCAATCCCGTCGTCCCCGACGTCCCTGTCC from Actinacidiphila sp. DG2A-62 includes:
- a CDS encoding GtrA family protein — its product is MEVEEAVADDGVGDCEPASGHADGPADAPADEAVGEPAGEPAQHGIIGAFVRFVVFGGGVSVLSSGVLLLTAGWAPFALANAVVTVASTLLATELHHRFTFGAAGKGGWRGAGLAGWRIHAKSALTLAVAYLMTTAAVLVLDAADPHTGPLLTQAVYLGASGLAGTGRFLVLRLVVFARRPARRAGSRLDRGSIAVAA
- the tatA gene encoding Sec-independent protein translocase subunit TatA, whose protein sequence is MLRNGLEPWHLIVVAIVVIVLFGSKKLPDAARGLGKSMRILKSEAKAMKTDDATPASSAPTATPTPTPEAITPSDVVTANEAAEQPAASTTK